In Malania oleifera isolate guangnan ecotype guangnan chromosome 8, ASM2987363v1, whole genome shotgun sequence, a single window of DNA contains:
- the LOC131162155 gene encoding uncharacterized protein LOC131162155 — MLSCALRFRLSPSLFILPSALVSRRPVLFTLTPFPPLPFPKPLSRSSRFPLNSAFAMGSLSALLEPLYYPAARRDPSVIDDYHGVRIADPYRWLEDPDADEVKDFVEKQVSLAESVLGKCETRDKLRETITSLFDHPRYQPPFKQGDKYFYFHNTGLQAQSVLYVQDSLEGEAEVLLDPNGLSEDGTVSLNTYAASEDAKYLAYGLSSSGSDWVTIKVMRVEDKRVEPDTLSWVKFSGISWTHDGKGFFYSRYPTPKEGENLDAGTETHASLHNELYYHFLGTDQSEDVLCWKDPDNPKHMFSAEVMEDGKYVLLYISESCEEVNKVFYCDISLIPNGLDSFRERKGLLPFNKLIDEFDARYVAIANDGTSFTFLTNKDAPRYKLVRVDLKEPNSWTDLLQEAERDVLESACAVSNNQLLVSYLSDVKYVLQIRDLKTGSLLHNLPIDIGTVYSISARRKDTVFFFGFTSFLTPGIIYHCNLETEVPDMKIFREIVVPRFNRTEFQVNQVFVPSKDGTKIPMFIVAKKNILLNGSHPCLLYGYGGFNISLTPSFSVSRIVLSRHLGAVFCIANLRGGGEYGQEWHKAGSLAKKQNCFDDFISAAEYLVSTGYTQSKKLCIEGGSNGGLLVGVCINQRPDLFGCALAHVGVMDMLRFHKFTIGHAWTSDYGCSDNEEEFHWLIKYSPLHNVRRPWEQPWEQTPDQPCQYPPTMLLTADHDDRVVPLHSLKFLATLQYVLCTSLENSPQTNPIIGRIERKAGHGAGRPTQKMIDEAADRYSFMAKMLGAAWIG, encoded by the exons ATGCTCTCCTGCGCCCTTCGCTTTCGCCTCTCCCCCTCCTTATTTATACTCCCCTCCGCCCTCGTTTCCCGGCGCCCTGTGCTATTTACATTAACCCCCTTCCCACCGTTGCCGTTTCCCAAACCTCTCTCCCGTTCTTCTCGCTTCCCTCTTAACTCAGCCTTCGCCATGGGCTCCCTCTCCGCCCTACTCGAACCCCTGTACTACCCCGCCGCCCGGAGAGACCCCTCCGTCATCGACGACTACCACGGCGTTCGAATCGCCGACCCTTACCGATG GTTGGAAGATCCAGACGCCGACGAGGTGAAGGATTTCGTGGAGAAGCAGGTGAGCTTGGCGGAGTCGGTGCTCGGGAAGTGCGAGACGAGGGACAAGCTTCGCGAGACGATTACCTCCCTCTTCGATCACCCTCGGTACCAGCCGCCGTTCAAGCAGGGGGATAAGTACTTTTACTTCCACAACACCGGTCTCCAGGCGCAGAGTGTTCTCTACGTACAG GATAGTTTGGAGGGAGAGGCTGAGGTTCTGCTTGATCCGAATGGGCTTAGTGAGGATGGTACGGTCTCTCTGAATACTTATGCTGCGAGCGAAGATGCAAAGTActtggcgtacgggctgagttcgAGTGGCAGCGATTGGGTCACCATTAAAGTAATGCGGGTGGAGGATAAGAGGGTGGAGCCCGATACGCTCTCATGG GTTAAATTTTCTGGTATTAGTTGGACCCATGATGGCAAAGGATTCTTCTATAGCCGCTACCCTACTCCCAA AGAAGGGGAAAATTTGGATGCTGGAACCGAAACCCATGCTAGTCTTCATAATGAATTGTACTATCATTTTCTGGGCACTGATCAGTCTGAAGATGTTTTATGCTGGAAAGATCCTGACAACCCTAAGCACATGTTTAGTGCAGAAGTCATGGAAGATGGGAAG tatgttctgctataTATTAGTGAAAGCTGTGAAGAAGTCAACAAGGTTTTCTACTGTGACATCTCTCTGATTCCTAATGGGCTTGACAGTTTCAGAGAGAGGAAAGGCCTGCTTCCCTTTAATAAACTTATTGATGAGTTTGATGCACGATATGTAGCCATTGCGAATGATGGTACTTCATTTACGTTTCTTACTAACAAGGACGCTCCAAGGTATAAGTTGGTCCGTGTAGATCTGAAGGAGCCAAACTCTTGGACTGATCTTCTCCAAGAAGCTGAGAGAGATGTGCTCGAATCAGCTTGTGCTGTTAGCAATAACCAACTTCTTGTTAGTTACTTGAGTGATGTGAAGTATGTTCTGCAGATAAGGGACTTGAAAACAGGTTCCTTATTGCATAATTTACCCATAGACATTGGCACAGTCTATTCCATTTCAGCAAGGCGCAAAGACACTGTGTTTTTCTTTGGGTTTACTAGCTTCCTAACTCCTGGGATTATCTATCATTGTAACTTAGAAACTGAAGTTCCTGATATGAAGATATTCAGAGAAATTGTTGTTCCTAGATTTAATCGCACAGAGTTCCAAGTTAATCAG gtaTTTGTGCCTAGCAAGGATGGTACAAAAATTCCAATGTTCATAGTGGCCAAGAAGAATATACTTTTGAATGGATCACACCCGTGTCTATTATATGGGTATGGTGGATTTAACATCAGTCTTACGCCATCCTTTAGTGTCAGTCGTATTGTACTTAGTAGGCATCTAGGAGCTGTCTTCTGCATAGCAAACCTACGTGGTGGTGGAGAATATGGACAAGAATGGCATAAGGCTGGTTCACTTGCAAAAAAGCAGAATTGCTTTGATGACTTTATTTCAGCTGCAGAATATCTTGTATCTACTGGTTATACCCAGTCTAAAAAGTTGTGCATTGAAGGGGGAAGCAATGGTGGACTTCTTGTTGGGGTGTGCATAAATCAG CGTCCTGATCTTTTTGGTTGTGCTCTGGCTCATGTTGGTGTAATGGACATGTTGAGGTTTCACAAGTTCACCATAG gtcatgcATGGACTTCTGATTATGGTTGTTCGGACAATGAAGAAGAGTTCCATTGGCTAATCAA gtacTCACCACTACACAATGTTCGAAGACCGTGGGAACAACCGTGGGAACAGACTCCTGATCAACCCTGCCAATATCCGCCTACCATGTTATTAACTGCTGATCATGATGACCGGGTTGTGCCATTGCACTCTTTGAAGTTTTTGGCT ACCCTGCAATATGTGCTGTGTACGAGCTTGGAGAATAGCCCTCAAACCAATCCAATCATTGGTCGCATCGAACGCAAGGCTGGACATGGAGCTGGACGTCCAACACAGAAAATG ATTGATGAAGCTGCAGACAGGTATAGCTTCATGGCCAAGATGTTGGGTGCTGCCTGGATTGGCTAA